Proteins from a genomic interval of Dermacentor variabilis isolate Ectoservices chromosome 8, ASM5094787v1, whole genome shotgun sequence:
- the LOC142590979 gene encoding uncharacterized protein LOC142590979 isoform X2: MIERLIRICVALLFACGTCVTSSGMDDSPECIRAMKAVDACSEKFKGRLPRELFTEDGSELLRRKLSACLALYSPAKEPLYPCSSEVGVTITAHCIKAELFEMASIKNKYRILVLVDEFVECMAQELGHPLAILRSAVEGTR; the protein is encoded by the exons ATGATTGAGAGACTGATACGCATATGCGTGGCACTTCTTTTTGCGTGCGGAACGTGCGTCACCTCCAGTGGGATGGACGATTCACCAGAGTGCATACGAG CGATGAAAGCAGTTGATGCCTGCTCCGAGAAGTTCAAGGGACGCCTACCAAGAGAGCTTTTCACAGAG GACGGAAGCGAATTATTAAGGAGAAAGCTTTCAGCTTGCCTCGCACTATACAGCCCTGCCAAAGAGCCACTATATCCGTGCAGCAGCGAAGTTGGG GTGACGATCACAGCGCATTGCATTAAGGCGGAATTGTTCGAGATGGCG TCTATAAAGAACAAGTACAGAATACTGGTGCTCGTCGACGAATTCGTG GAGTGCATGGCTCAAGAACTGGGCCATCCACTGGCGATCTTGCGAAGTGCCGTTGAAGGCACTCGGTGA
- the LOC142590979 gene encoding uncharacterized protein LOC142590979 isoform X3, with the protein MINYLTGAHYYFNVANEVVAKNAGFGKKLHAAVVLGPTTKAMKAVDACSEKFKGRLPRELFTEDGSELLRRKLSACLALYSPAKEPLYPCSSEVGSIKNKYRILVLVDEFVECMAQELGHPLAILRSAVEGTR; encoded by the exons ATGATTAATTATTTAACAGGCGCTCACTACTATTTTAATGTTGCGAACGAGGTTGTGGCTAAGAACGCCGGCTTTGGCAAGAAGCTCCACGCTGCGGTCGTGCTGGGACCTACCACGAAAG CGATGAAAGCAGTTGATGCCTGCTCCGAGAAGTTCAAGGGACGCCTACCAAGAGAGCTTTTCACAGAG GACGGAAGCGAATTATTAAGGAGAAAGCTTTCAGCTTGCCTCGCACTATACAGCCCTGCCAAAGAGCCACTATATCCGTGCAGCAGCGAAGTTGGG TCTATAAAGAACAAGTACAGAATACTGGTGCTCGTCGACGAATTCGTG GAGTGCATGGCTCAAGAACTGGGCCATCCACTGGCGATCTTGCGAAGTGCCGTTGAAGGCACTCGGTGA
- the LOC142590979 gene encoding uncharacterized protein LOC142590979 isoform X1 — MINYLTGAHYYFNVANEVVAKNAGFGKKLHAAVVLGPTTKAMKAVDACSEKFKGRLPRELFTEDGSELLRRKLSACLALYSPAKEPLYPCSSEVGVTITAHCIKAELFEMASIKNKYRILVLVDEFVECMAQELGHPLAILRSAVEGTR; from the exons ATGATTAATTATTTAACAGGCGCTCACTACTATTTTAATGTTGCGAACGAGGTTGTGGCTAAGAACGCCGGCTTTGGCAAGAAGCTCCACGCTGCGGTCGTGCTGGGACCTACCACGAAAG CGATGAAAGCAGTTGATGCCTGCTCCGAGAAGTTCAAGGGACGCCTACCAAGAGAGCTTTTCACAGAG GACGGAAGCGAATTATTAAGGAGAAAGCTTTCAGCTTGCCTCGCACTATACAGCCCTGCCAAAGAGCCACTATATCCGTGCAGCAGCGAAGTTGGG GTGACGATCACAGCGCATTGCATTAAGGCGGAATTGTTCGAGATGGCG TCTATAAAGAACAAGTACAGAATACTGGTGCTCGTCGACGAATTCGTG GAGTGCATGGCTCAAGAACTGGGCCATCCACTGGCGATCTTGCGAAGTGCCGTTGAAGGCACTCGGTGA